In the genome of Carnobacterium pleistocenium FTR1, one region contains:
- the citF gene encoding citrate lyase subunit alpha has translation MVENKVGREIPKEFVDQYGVFEGAQARKLSYQRAAAKVTAGQIGAKKMVSSVREAIEKSGLKSGMTISFHHHFREGDYVMNMIMDEIAEMGIKDLSIAPSSIANVHEPLIKHIKNGVVTAITSSGLRDKLGAEISKGIMKKPVIIRSHGGRARAIETGDIHIDVAFIGAPSSDEYGNVNGSHGKATCGSLGYAKVDAKYADKVVVITDSLVPYPNTPISIPQTDVDIVVEVEAIGDPEGIAKGATRFTKNPKELLIAEYASKVIINSPYFKEGFSFQTGTGGSSLAVASYLKESMIKKSIKASYVLGGITQQMVELLEEGLVGKIIDVQSFDKGSGVSLKNNANHYEIDASMYASPSSKSAFVNNIDVAILSALEIDTDFNVNVLTGSDGMIRGASGGHCDTAAGSKLSIIVAPLIRGRITTVVDKVNTVITPGESIDVVVTEIGICINPLRQDLIEQFKNLSIPQFTIEELKEKAYVIAGKPEDIEYEEDVVVVVEYRDGSIIDVVRKIKE, from the coding sequence ATGGTTGAGAATAAAGTTGGAAGAGAAATACCAAAAGAATTCGTTGATCAATATGGTGTATTTGAAGGTGCCCAGGCTAGAAAACTATCTTATCAAAGGGCTGCAGCAAAAGTAACTGCTGGACAAATAGGAGCTAAAAAAATGGTTTCTTCTGTTCGTGAAGCTATTGAAAAAAGTGGTTTGAAATCTGGCATGACTATTTCTTTCCATCATCATTTTAGAGAAGGCGATTATGTCATGAACATGATTATGGATGAAATCGCAGAGATGGGCATCAAGGATCTTTCTATCGCACCAAGTTCGATTGCAAATGTTCATGAACCATTGATTAAGCACATTAAAAATGGAGTAGTGACAGCTATCACATCCAGTGGTTTAAGAGATAAATTAGGCGCAGAAATTTCAAAAGGAATAATGAAAAAACCTGTGATTATTCGTTCACATGGCGGCCGTGCAAGAGCTATAGAAACGGGCGATATTCATATTGATGTTGCTTTCATCGGAGCACCAAGTTCGGATGAATACGGGAACGTAAACGGTTCTCACGGAAAAGCGACTTGCGGTTCTCTAGGATATGCAAAAGTAGACGCAAAATATGCGGATAAAGTTGTTGTGATCACAGATTCTTTGGTTCCTTATCCAAATACTCCAATCAGTATCCCACAAACAGATGTTGATATTGTAGTAGAAGTAGAAGCTATTGGAGATCCAGAGGGGATTGCTAAAGGAGCAACCCGATTTACTAAAAATCCAAAAGAATTATTAATTGCAGAATATGCAAGTAAGGTCATCATTAATTCGCCTTATTTCAAAGAAGGCTTTTCATTCCAAACGGGAACAGGCGGATCTTCACTAGCAGTTGCTAGCTATCTAAAAGAAAGCATGATAAAAAAAAGTATCAAAGCTAGTTACGTTTTGGGTGGAATTACACAACAAATGGTGGAATTACTAGAAGAAGGTTTAGTTGGAAAAATTATCGATGTGCAAAGTTTCGATAAAGGATCCGGTGTTTCACTAAAAAATAATGCAAACCATTATGAAATTGATGCTTCGATGTATGCCTCTCCATCTTCGAAGTCAGCTTTTGTTAACAATATTGATGTCGCTATTCTTTCTGCTCTGGAAATCGATACAGATTTCAATGTAAATGTATTGACAGGTTCTGATGGTATGATCCGAGGAGCATCTGGTGGACATTGTGATACGGCAGCAGGTTCAAAACTAAGTATCATCGTCGCCCCTCTTATTCGTGGAAGAATTACAACTGTTGTTGATAAAGTAAACACGGTCATTACTCCAGGAGAAAGTATTGATGTCGTTGTTACGGAAATTGGTATTTGCATAAATCCATTGCGACAAGATTTAATTGAACAGTTTAAAAATTTGTCAATTCCTCAATTTACGATAGAGGAATTAAAAGAAAAAGCATATGTAATCGCTGGTAAACCTGAAGACATTGAATACGAAGAAGATGTTGTGGTAGTCGTTGAATACCGTGATGGTAGTATTATTGATGTAGTTCGTAAAATTAAAGAATAG
- the citX gene encoding citrate lyase holo-[acyl-carrier protein] synthase: MMNENLFLEGSVPSLEEVLQTRENRAKLEQQLVKKFAMPLIAFKLNIPGPVKNNATIKRIFEEGCNQLQEELKKLNKPILYEKKLDLNTGPEYFCVQGKIEDAFSLKKMAVALEEKGLGRIYDIDILRNNGGQAVSIQRTELEIPVRKCFICATEAKDCSRNRTHSVLDLQLKLTEIVNEEIGM; the protein is encoded by the coding sequence ATGATGAATGAAAATTTATTTCTAGAAGGATCTGTACCTTCCCTTGAAGAAGTTTTACAAACTCGTGAAAATCGAGCAAAACTTGAACAACAGCTTGTAAAGAAATTTGCTATGCCTCTTATTGCTTTTAAGCTAAACATTCCCGGCCCAGTTAAAAATAATGCTACTATCAAACGCATTTTTGAAGAAGGTTGTAACCAACTGCAAGAAGAATTGAAAAAGCTGAATAAGCCCATTTTATATGAAAAAAAATTAGATTTAAATACTGGGCCAGAGTATTTTTGTGTACAAGGTAAAATAGAAGATGCCTTTAGTTTGAAAAAAATGGCAGTAGCATTAGAAGAAAAAGGATTGGGACGTATTTATGATATCGATATTTTACGCAATAACGGTGGTCAAGCGGTATCTATTCAACGTACAGAACTTGAAATTCCAGTAAGAAAATGTTTTATTTGCGCTACCGAAGCTAAAGATTGTAGTCGAAATAGAACCCACAGCGTTTTAGACTTGCAGCTTAAGCTAACGGAAATTGTAAATGAAGAGATAGGGATGTGA
- the citC gene encoding [citrate (pro-3S)-lyase] ligase encodes MSYQVRQLLIKRNEKDYEKWGNFLIHADIRPEKNVDYTVGLFDGDELIATGSTAKNVLKCIAICKKYTGGGVINQMVSHLINVIFENGESTCYVYTKPESKQSFEYLGFKELARVPDELVFMEKAVFGFQDYLLKLQSQKREGKRIAGIVMNANPFTKGHLYLIEKAAQENDVVHLFVLSENISDFPTPVRIKLVQEGVVHLENVFVQETGNYMVSAATFPSYFLKEKSSVTKIQATLDAIIFKDSIAPMLNIHYRYAGEEPFSVATNLYNEAMREVFADKIKLIILPRKKIEDEVISASRVRRLLVEDNLKAIEKLVPKSTFNYLVSEEGKKIQEKIKKRSDFL; translated from the coding sequence ATGTCCTATCAAGTAAGGCAATTGCTTATCAAACGTAATGAAAAAGATTACGAAAAATGGGGAAATTTCCTTATTCATGCAGATATTCGTCCAGAAAAGAATGTCGATTACACAGTTGGGTTATTTGATGGAGATGAATTGATTGCAACTGGATCAACAGCAAAAAATGTTTTAAAATGCATCGCCATTTGTAAAAAATATACAGGTGGTGGAGTTATTAATCAAATGGTTTCACATTTGATAAATGTTATTTTTGAAAATGGCGAATCAACTTGTTATGTCTACACTAAGCCAGAGTCTAAACAATCCTTTGAATATTTAGGTTTTAAAGAGTTAGCACGTGTTCCTGATGAATTAGTATTTATGGAAAAAGCTGTTTTTGGTTTTCAAGATTATTTGTTGAAGTTGCAAAGCCAAAAAAGAGAAGGGAAAAGGATAGCCGGCATCGTAATGAACGCTAACCCTTTTACGAAGGGGCATTTGTATTTAATTGAGAAGGCCGCACAAGAGAATGATGTGGTTCACTTGTTTGTCTTATCAGAGAATATTTCGGATTTTCCAACCCCAGTTCGAATAAAACTTGTTCAAGAGGGTGTAGTACATTTGGAAAATGTTTTTGTCCAGGAAACTGGAAACTATATGGTGTCGGCTGCAACTTTCCCTTCATATTTTTTAAAAGAAAAAAGTTCTGTCACAAAAATACAAGCAACCTTAGATGCCATTATCTTCAAAGATTCGATTGCTCCAATGCTAAATATCCATTATCGCTATGCGGGAGAGGAGCCTTTTTCTGTGGCAACTAATCTTTATAATGAAGCGATGAGAGAAGTCTTTGCGGATAAAATAAAACTTATTATTTTACCGCGAAAAAAGATAGAAGATGAAGTGATCAGTGCATCGAGAGTAAGACGATTACTGGTGGAAGACAACCTGAAAGCAATTGAAAAACTCGTTCCAAAAAGTACTTTTAATTATCTAGTATCAGAAGAAGGCAAAAAAATACAGGAAAAAATAAAGAAAAGGAGTGATTTTTTATGA
- the citE gene encoding citrate (pro-3S)-lyase subunit beta translates to MERLRRTMMFVPASNAGMLKDANIYGADSIMFDLEDAISLKEKDTSRFLVYQAVKTLDFEGTETVVRINALDAGGKDDIHALIRAGIDVIRLPKTETAQDIIDVEKVIEEAERQCNRKIGSTKMMAAIESATGVLNAPAIALSSKRLIGIALGAEDYVTNMHTKRYPDGHELHFARSMILHAARNAGIAAIDTVYSDVENEEGLRNEVELIKQLGFDGKSVINPRQIPIVDAVFSPTNKEIENAKNVLYAIEEAESKGSGVIALNGKMIDKPVVERAQRVLMLAEAAGLYRKGDK, encoded by the coding sequence ATGGAACGTTTAAGAAGAACAATGATGTTCGTCCCTGCAAGTAATGCTGGAATGTTGAAAGATGCTAATATCTATGGTGCGGATTCAATTATGTTCGATTTAGAAGATGCTATTTCACTTAAAGAAAAAGATACTTCACGTTTTCTTGTTTACCAAGCCGTTAAAACATTAGATTTTGAGGGAACAGAGACAGTAGTAAGAATTAATGCTCTAGATGCAGGCGGAAAAGATGATATTCACGCGTTAATTCGTGCTGGAATAGATGTTATTCGTTTGCCTAAGACAGAAACTGCTCAAGATATTATTGATGTTGAAAAAGTAATCGAAGAAGCAGAAAGACAATGCAATCGAAAAATTGGCTCCACTAAAATGATGGCTGCCATAGAGAGTGCCACAGGGGTTTTGAATGCTCCAGCTATTGCTCTCTCAAGTAAAAGATTGATTGGAATTGCGTTGGGTGCCGAAGATTATGTAACAAATATGCACACAAAACGCTATCCAGATGGTCATGAACTACATTTTGCAAGAAGCATGATTCTTCATGCAGCCCGAAATGCTGGAATTGCAGCTATTGATACAGTCTATTCAGATGTTGAAAATGAAGAAGGCTTACGTAATGAAGTTGAATTGATCAAACAATTAGGGTTCGATGGAAAATCAGTGATCAATCCTCGTCAAATTCCAATCGTAGATGCGGTATTTTCACCGACAAATAAAGAAATTGAAAATGCAAAAAATGTGCTTTATGCAATTGAAGAAGCTGAAAGTAAAGGCTCCGGAGTTATTGCTTTAAATGGAAAAATGATTGATAAACCAGTTGTAGAAAGAGCTCAAAGAGTCTTGATGTTAGCAGAAGCTGCTGGTTTATACAGAAAGGGAGACAAATAA
- the citD gene encoding citrate lyase acyl carrier protein, protein MTLQISKQAIAGTLESSDLQIIIDQNVGNGIDIELNSSVKKQYGKQIEAVIKETLANLGITEAKLVVEDRGSLDCTVIARTIAVVHRSSGITENYDWEGIEKWNV, encoded by the coding sequence ATGACTTTACAAATTTCAAAACAGGCTATTGCCGGAACGTTAGAATCTTCAGATCTTCAAATTATTATTGATCAAAATGTTGGCAATGGTATTGATATTGAACTAAATAGCAGTGTCAAGAAACAATATGGCAAACAAATTGAAGCAGTAATTAAAGAAACGTTAGCAAATTTAGGCATAACAGAGGCTAAATTAGTTGTTGAAGATAGAGGGTCCTTGGATTGTACTGTCATCGCTCGAACAATTGCAGTAGTTCATCGCTCTTCTGGTATAACAGAAAATTATGACTGGGAGGGAATTGAAAAATGGAACGTTTAA
- a CDS encoding sodium ion-translocating decarboxylase subunit beta translates to MDTLLAGITSITFGQIVMMAIGGLLMYLGIRKEYEPTLLVPMGLGAILVNFPGSGLVTQVSNGIETEGVLDLLFDFGISTELFPLLIFIGIGAMIDFGPLLQKPFMFLFGAAAQFGIFFTIIVAVLFGFNLEQAASIGVIGAADGPTSIFVANQLAPDLIGPITIAAYSYMALVPIIQPIAIKAVTTKKERQIRMEYKAESVSRMTKIVFPLVVIVISGLIAPVSLPLVGFLMFGNLLRECGVLNRLSQTAQNELVNLVSILLGLTIASKMTADQFLNIQTLMIIAFGLVAFVMDTIGGVLFAKLLNVFRKEKINPMIGGAGISAFPMSSRVVQKMATQEDPQNFILMYSVGANVSGQIASVVAGGLILSFFG, encoded by the coding sequence ATGGACACGTTATTAGCAGGTATTACATCTATTACATTTGGACAAATCGTTATGATGGCCATTGGTGGTCTACTGATGTACTTAGGAATAAGAAAAGAATATGAGCCAACTCTTTTAGTCCCAATGGGATTAGGAGCAATCTTAGTAAATTTCCCTGGATCTGGATTAGTTACTCAGGTTTCAAATGGAATAGAGACAGAAGGAGTACTAGACTTACTATTTGATTTCGGTATCTCAACTGAACTGTTTCCCTTACTAATTTTTATTGGAATTGGAGCAATGATTGATTTTGGTCCGCTTTTACAAAAACCATTTATGTTTTTATTTGGTGCTGCAGCACAATTCGGTATCTTCTTCACTATTATAGTAGCTGTTTTATTTGGATTTAATTTAGAACAAGCTGCATCTATTGGTGTTATCGGTGCTGCGGATGGTCCAACATCTATCTTTGTTGCAAACCAACTAGCACCGGATTTAATTGGCCCTATTACGATTGCTGCCTATTCTTACATGGCTTTAGTTCCAATCATTCAACCTATAGCTATTAAAGCAGTGACCACAAAAAAAGAACGACAAATACGAATGGAATATAAAGCTGAAAGTGTATCAAGAATGACGAAAATAGTCTTTCCATTAGTAGTAATAGTAATATCAGGTTTGATTGCTCCAGTATCCTTACCTTTAGTTGGATTTCTAATGTTTGGGAATCTTCTTAGAGAATGTGGCGTATTAAATCGATTAAGTCAAACCGCACAAAATGAATTAGTAAATCTAGTTTCTATTCTATTAGGTTTAACAATTGCATCAAAAATGACTGCTGATCAGTTTTTAAATATCCAAACGCTAATGATTATTGCATTTGGACTAGTAGCATTTGTGATGGATACGATTGGAGGAGTATTATTCGCAAAATTATTAAATGTATTTAGAAAAGAAAAAATTAATCCAATGATTGGTGGTGCGGGAATTTCCGCATTTCCAATGTCAAGTCGCGTAGTTCAAAAAATGGCAACACAAGAAGATCCACAAAACTTTATCTTGATGTACTCTGTTGGAGCAAATGTATCAGGTCAAATAGCATCTGTTGTTGCTGGAGGACTTATTTTATCTTTCTTTGGATAA
- a CDS encoding biotin/lipoyl-containing protein: MLRKFKININDKSYDVEMEEMGTPQQNLDTASAPQINTMPASSAVATLAPTSTNFGEGEPTLAPMPGTIIDIRVKVGDQIVENQVLLVLEAMKMENEIVATKSGTVAALHVIKGEAIDVGNPMITIV; this comes from the coding sequence ATGTTGAGAAAATTTAAAATAAACATTAACGATAAATCTTATGATGTAGAAATGGAAGAAATGGGAACTCCGCAACAAAATTTAGATACAGCATCAGCGCCACAAATTAACACTATGCCAGCAAGCTCAGCAGTAGCTACATTAGCACCAACTTCTACAAATTTTGGAGAAGGAGAGCCTACCCTAGCTCCAATGCCAGGAACAATTATTGATATACGAGTAAAAGTTGGAGATCAAATCGTAGAAAATCAAGTATTACTAGTGTTAGAAGCTATGAAAATGGAAAATGAAATTGTGGCAACAAAGAGCGGAACCGTTGCAGCTTTACATGTAATAAAAGGAGAAGCAATTGATGTAGGAAACCCTATGATAACAATTGTTTAA
- a CDS encoding DUF1576 domain-containing protein, translating to METTGYAKRDQKRIVTERTKYLFILFFTISMFGSAFLFNTPKEIRDGSIKILFSPANLVTDYFALANVGAALVNASLMTLKSLFIIRRSRLSLSGPIVAALFTIVGFSLFGKNLYNSIPIILGVLLYAKVTQTPFKNYLLSALFGTALAPLVSEVSFNVGLTLPLGMVLGCLSGLFIGFILPPLSRHFISFHKGFSLYNIGFTAGIIGMAFIAVLRAYGIEVNVVNLISNGNNKNFSFFLYPLFSFMFFLGVYFNNGSFKGYRKFLDETGIGGTDFIKKYGFGLTLINMALLGLISTSFSLLVGGELNGPVLGGLFTVVGFGAYGKHIKNVPPILVGIFIVGSFTSVELSSTAFLLTALFGTTLAPISGYYGTFAGILAGGLHMAMAANITNLHAGMNLYNNGFSGGFIAAILVPLLEVFHFHKKERENKKMIEPLIDTEVIDDLNQSERRQL from the coding sequence ATGGAAACAACAGGTTATGCTAAAAGAGATCAAAAAAGAATCGTAACAGAACGTACGAAATATCTCTTTATCTTGTTTTTTACAATCTCAATGTTTGGTAGCGCTTTTTTGTTCAATACACCAAAAGAAATTCGAGATGGTAGCATTAAAATTCTTTTTTCTCCTGCTAATTTAGTGACAGATTATTTTGCTTTAGCTAATGTAGGAGCTGCCCTAGTCAATGCTTCATTAATGACTTTGAAAAGTTTATTTATCATTCGAAGGTCTCGATTATCTCTTTCGGGACCAATAGTTGCAGCTCTATTTACCATCGTTGGCTTTTCTTTATTTGGTAAAAATTTATATAATTCAATTCCAATCATTTTAGGGGTTCTTTTGTACGCAAAAGTTACTCAAACACCTTTTAAAAATTACTTGCTTTCAGCTTTATTTGGGACTGCACTAGCTCCATTAGTGAGTGAAGTTTCTTTTAATGTAGGGTTAACTCTACCCCTAGGGATGGTTTTAGGTTGCTTGTCGGGACTATTCATCGGATTTATTCTTCCACCTTTATCTCGTCATTTTATTAGTTTCCATAAAGGGTTTAGCTTGTACAATATTGGGTTCACAGCTGGTATTATTGGGATGGCTTTTATAGCTGTTTTAAGAGCTTATGGAATTGAAGTCAATGTAGTAAATTTGATTTCCAATGGGAACAATAAAAACTTTTCCTTTTTTCTTTATCCTCTATTCTCTTTTATGTTTTTTCTTGGAGTCTATTTCAATAATGGCAGTTTCAAAGGGTATAGGAAGTTTTTAGATGAAACTGGTATTGGAGGTACCGACTTTATAAAGAAGTATGGATTTGGATTGACTCTCATCAATATGGCTCTTTTAGGATTGATCTCTACTAGTTTTTCTCTTTTAGTTGGAGGAGAATTAAATGGACCTGTCCTTGGAGGTCTATTTACTGTTGTAGGTTTTGGAGCGTATGGAAAACATATAAAAAATGTTCCACCAATTTTAGTGGGTATTTTTATAGTTGGCTCATTTACGTCAGTCGAACTCTCATCCACAGCTTTTCTTTTAACCGCTCTTTTTGGAACAACATTAGCCCCTATTAGTGGTTACTATGGAACTTTTGCTGGTATCTTGGCAGGTGGTCTCCATATGGCAATGGCTGCAAATATTACCAATTTACATGCTGGAATGAATCTATATAATAATGGTTTCTCAGGGGGATTCATTGCAGCAATCTTAGTACCCTTACTAGAAGTGTTCCATTTTCACAAAAAGGAACGAGAAAATAAAAAAATGATTGAGCCACTCATTGACACAGAAGTTATAGATGATTTGAATCAGTCTGAGCGACGACAGCTTTAG
- a CDS encoding CitMHS family transporter — protein MITFFSYAMIVVFMFLIIRKKLTPFSALVLVPVIFGAVGAIFGIFPKSIGDMALQGIQDTSTTGIMLLFAILYFSIMLNTGLFDPVTNFVIRVSKGDPVKILIGTAIVAAMVSLNGDGTTTTLITCTAFLPIYKKLNLKIMNFAVIVILMNTIMNLLPWGGPTARVIAVLGINEQGILRALMPGMIAAIIYMIGVAYYMGLKERKRLGIQVMSETELLALTTTSTPEEEALKRPDKIWINAILTFVLIAMLMAGTFPSAVLFLVGTVLALVINYRSLKEQKQRIQVNAGDAVQVVILVLAAGIFMGIFTGTGMADALAYNLATIIPESWGNYWGLIVAVISAPGTFFLSNDAFYFGVLPILAEAGAKYGFTVQEIGVASLLGQAFHLLSPLVAFIYLLLNLTGLEMGGWQKESAKWAIGIFVIFIVVSGVTSAVPLIK, from the coding sequence ATGATAACATTTTTTTCTTACGCTATGATAGTTGTTTTTATGTTTTTAATCATTAGAAAGAAATTAACACCATTTTCAGCATTAGTTTTGGTGCCAGTTATTTTTGGAGCTGTAGGAGCTATTTTTGGTATTTTCCCTAAATCAATTGGAGATATGGCATTACAAGGTATTCAAGATACTTCAACAACCGGAATTATGTTGTTATTTGCCATTTTATATTTTTCAATTATGTTAAATACTGGGTTGTTTGATCCAGTGACAAATTTTGTTATCCGAGTTTCTAAAGGAGATCCCGTAAAGATACTTATAGGGACTGCAATTGTTGCTGCAATGGTATCACTAAATGGTGATGGAACAACGACTACTTTAATAACTTGTACGGCCTTCCTTCCAATTTACAAAAAACTAAATTTAAAAATTATGAATTTTGCTGTAATTGTTATTTTGATGAATACTATCATGAATCTTCTTCCTTGGGGAGGTCCTACTGCACGTGTAATTGCTGTACTAGGAATTAATGAACAAGGTATTTTAAGAGCCCTTATGCCTGGAATGATCGCCGCAATCATTTATATGATCGGCGTTGCTTACTATATGGGACTTAAGGAACGAAAACGATTAGGTATTCAAGTAATGTCAGAAACAGAATTATTAGCTCTAACTACAACATCTACTCCTGAAGAAGAAGCATTGAAGCGTCCAGATAAAATTTGGATCAATGCTATTCTGACATTTGTACTTATTGCTATGCTAATGGCTGGAACGTTCCCTTCTGCAGTGTTGTTTTTAGTAGGAACAGTTTTAGCGCTAGTAATTAACTATAGAAGTTTAAAAGAACAAAAACAACGGATTCAAGTAAATGCTGGTGATGCAGTTCAAGTAGTTATTTTAGTATTGGCAGCTGGTATCTTCATGGGTATCTTTACAGGTACTGGAATGGCAGATGCCTTGGCATATAATTTAGCTACCATTATTCCAGAAAGCTGGGGGAATTATTGGGGATTGATTGTTGCTGTTATCTCAGCTCCGGGGACCTTCTTCTTATCAAATGATGCTTTTTACTTCGGTGTACTACCTATTCTAGCTGAAGCAGGAGCGAAATATGGATTTACAGTGCAAGAAATAGGAGTAGCTTCACTTCTAGGACAAGCATTCCATTTACTAAGTCCGCTGGTAGCCTTTATATACTTACTACTTAATTTAACTGGATTAGAAATGGGAGGATGGCAAAAAGAATCAGCTAAGTGGGCAATTGGCATCTTCGTTATCTTTATCGTCGTATCTGGTGTTACAAGTGCAGTTCCTTTAATAAAATAA
- a CDS encoding oxaloacetate decarboxylase subunit alpha, translating into MTKKVKFMETILRDAHQSLIATRMSTEEMLPILKTLDEAGYESLEVWGGATFDASLRYLNEDPWERLRAIRKEVKNTKLQMLLRGQNLLGYKHYADDVVEAFIEKALANGIDTIRVFDALNDIRNLETAIKSIRKFGGHCQAAICYTTSEVHTVSYYVNLVKEMEELGAQSICIKDMAGILTPNNAYELIKALKDITALPIEVHTHATSGISEMTYLKSVEAGADIIDTAISPFAGGTSQPSTESMSIALEGIGYETGLNIEKLKEIADYFRPIKDKYLQNEVLNPKVLATEPNTLLYQVPGGMLSNLLSQMKEAHAEDKYEEVLREVPRVRADLGYPPLVTPMSQMVGTQAFMNVLNGERYKMIPKEIKDYVKGSYGQSPVPIAEEIRHKIIGEEKTLSGRPADLIKPEMEKYREELGDLAESTEDVLMYALFPQLAETYLKKRKDPFYDIPVQTVAVTM; encoded by the coding sequence GTGACCAAAAAAGTAAAATTTATGGAAACCATTCTTCGAGATGCACATCAAAGTTTAATTGCTACAAGAATGTCTACAGAAGAAATGTTACCAATTTTAAAAACGCTAGATGAAGCCGGTTATGAATCCTTAGAGGTCTGGGGGGGTGCAACCTTTGATGCTAGCTTACGTTACTTAAACGAAGATCCATGGGAAAGATTAAGAGCTATTCGCAAAGAAGTTAAAAATACGAAGTTACAAATGTTACTAAGAGGTCAAAACTTATTAGGTTATAAACATTATGCAGATGATGTAGTAGAAGCTTTCATCGAAAAAGCATTAGCAAATGGGATTGACACTATCAGAGTTTTTGATGCATTAAATGATATTAGAAACCTGGAAACAGCGATAAAATCAATTAGGAAATTTGGTGGACATTGTCAAGCAGCGATTTGTTATACGACAAGTGAAGTTCATACGGTTAGCTATTACGTTAATTTAGTAAAAGAAATGGAGGAGTTAGGAGCCCAATCCATTTGTATTAAAGATATGGCGGGTATTTTAACACCAAATAATGCCTATGAACTCATTAAAGCTCTAAAAGACATTACGGCATTGCCGATAGAAGTGCATACTCATGCAACAAGTGGGATTTCAGAAATGACTTATTTGAAATCGGTAGAAGCAGGGGCAGATATTATTGATACTGCTATTTCCCCATTTGCTGGAGGAACAAGCCAACCGTCTACTGAATCTATGTCCATTGCTTTAGAGGGAATAGGTTATGAAACAGGATTGAACATTGAAAAACTAAAAGAAATCGCGGATTACTTTAGACCAATCAAAGACAAATATTTGCAAAACGAAGTGCTTAATCCTAAGGTGTTAGCTACTGAGCCTAATACACTTTTGTACCAAGTTCCGGGTGGAATGTTATCTAATTTGTTGTCACAGATGAAAGAAGCGCATGCAGAAGACAAATATGAAGAAGTCCTTAGAGAAGTGCCAAGAGTCAGAGCTGATTTGGGTTATCCCCCTTTGGTAACACCTATGTCTCAAATGGTCGGAACACAAGCCTTTATGAATGTTTTAAATGGCGAACGGTATAAAATGATTCCGAAAGAAATTAAAGATTACGTCAAAGGATCATACGGTCAATCGCCTGTTCCTATAGCAGAAGAGATCAGACACAAAATAATTGGTGAGGAAAAAACTCTATCTGGACGTCCAGCTGATTTAATTAAACCAGAAATGGAAAAATATCGTGAAGAATTAGGTGATTTAGCTGAATCGACCGAAGATGTTCTAATGTATGCTTTATTTCCACAACTAGCAGAAACTTATTTAAAGAAACGTAAGGATCCGTTTTATGATATCCCAGTACAAACTGTTGCGGTAACAATGTAG
- a CDS encoding OadG-related small transporter subunit: MLFDNPLIVQAFEVMAFGMGGTFFVLFILYLASLLLLKIFPAKK; the protein is encoded by the coding sequence ATGTTATTCGATAATCCCCTAATTGTGCAAGCATTTGAAGTTATGGCTTTTGGTATGGGTGGAACCTTCTTTGTTTTATTCATATTGTATTTGGCCAGTCTGTTATTATTAAAAATATTTCCAGCTAAAAAATAA